A window of Rhododendron vialii isolate Sample 1 chromosome 13a, ASM3025357v1 contains these coding sequences:
- the LOC131312499 gene encoding UBP1-associated protein 2A-like, with amino-acid sequence MAGKKRKARPSEPEPSAAPPIEIQPPPLEEVEAEPEEQVQEEQIEAEPEQQQQQTIEEEHELEQEEEDPAENMEDNDNGGEQEEALEAAGEAIKTEQDANGGVKGEKEEKEEEEEEELEEEPVEKILEPFGKEQLVVLVKEAVSKHPELMELLHKLADADPAHRKIFVHGLGWDTTAETLTSVFGKYGEIEDCKAVVDKVSGKSKGYAFILFKHRSGARKALKQPQKNIGDRVTSCQLASAGPVPAPPPTAPPVSEYTQRKIFVSNVSAEVDIQKLVEFFSKFGEIEDGPLGLDKQTGKPKGFCLFVYKSVESAKKALEEPHKNFDGVTLHCQKAIDGPKPGKPHFQQQQQHHHPHHQQYHPYSSRKDKNKYPTGGGAGPGHLMAPSRPSMSFNPAVAAAPALSPALGQALTALLASQGAGLGLNNLLGGLGAPMSQGVPQVMNNPGGYGNQAGASYGNQQVMQGGYQNPQMGQGGAGRTQPGGGAPYMGHGH; translated from the coding sequence ATGGCGGGTAAGAAGCGAAAGGCCCGCCCTTCCGAGCCCGAACCCTCCGCCGCACCTCCAATCGAAATCCAGCCTCCGCCTCTGGAGGAGGTCGAAGCTGAACCGGAAGAACAAGTACAAGAAGAACAGATCGAAGCCGAACcggaacaacaacaacaacagaccATTGAAGAAGAGCACGAATTggaacaagaagaagaggatcCCGCGGAAAACATGGAGGACAACGACAACGGAGGAGAACAAGAAGAAGCCCTAGAAGCCGCCGGCGAAGCAATAAAGACGGAACAGGATGCCAATGGCGGCGTCAAGggagagaaggaagagaaggaggaggaggaggaggaggaattgGAAGAAGAGCCCGTCGAGAAGATTCTAGAACCTTTCGGGAAGGAGCAGCTGGTGGTTCTTGTCAAGGAGGCTGTTTCGAAGCACCCCGAATTGATGGAGCTTCTCCACAAGCTGGCTGACGCGGACCCCGCTCACCGCAAGATCTTTGTCCACGGCCTCGGCTGGGACACCACTGCCGAAACCCTAACCAGCGTGTTTGGGAAGTACGGAGAGATTGAGGACTGCAAGGCTGTGGTCGATAAGGTCTCTGGTAAGTCCAAGGGTTATGCTTTTATTCTGTTTAAGCACCGGAGTGGGGCCCGAAAGGCCCTCAAACAGCCCCAGAAGAATATAGGGGATCGCGTGACGTCGTGCCAGTTGGCCTCGGCTGGGCCGGTCCCGGCTCCTCCCCCCACGGCCCCGCCTGTTTCCGAGTACACCCAGCGAAAGATTTTCGTGAGTAATGTGTCTGCTGAGGTTGATATTCAGAAGCTTGTAGAGTTCTTTTCGAAGTTCGGTGAGATTGAGGATGGGCCTTTGGGATTAGATAAGCAAACTGGGAAGCCCAAAGGGTTCTGTCTTTTCGTGTATAAGTCGGTTGAGAGCGCAAAGAAAGCACTGGAAGAGCCTCACAAGAACTTTGATGGTGTGACTCTGCATTGCCAGAAGGCAATTGATGGTCCTAAACCGGGTAAGCCGCATtttcagcagcagcagcaacatcatcatcctcatcacCAGCAGTACCATCCTTACTCTTCGAggaaagacaagaataagtatCCAACTGGTGGTGGGGCTGGACCCGGACACTTGATGGCTCCGTCCCGACCTTCCATGAGTTTCAATCCTGCTGTTGCAGCGGCGCCTGCATTGAGCCCGGCTCTTGGGCAGGCGTTGACTGCTCTTCTTGCTTCTCAGGGAGCTGGGTTGGGGCTCAATAACCTGCTTGGGGGACTTGGTGCACCCATGAGCCAGGGAGTACCCCAAGTGATGAACAATCCTGGTGGGTATGGAAATCAGGCTGGTGCCAGCTACGGAAATCAGCAAGTGATGCAGGGTGGGTATCAGAACCCACAAATGGGGCAAGGTGGTGCTGGTAGGACGCAGCCTGGAGGTGGTGCGCCATACATGGGCCACGGTCACTAG
- the LOC131312502 gene encoding UBP1-associated protein 2A-like — MAGGKKRKVRPSEPEPQPLPQVVEAEPEVQVQEEQIEPEPEPEQQLQTNEELEQQPQEEEDPAENMEDDENGNGGEQEEALEGGDEAIKTEQEANGKEEEEEEEEELEEEPVEKILEPFGKEQLVVLVKEAVSKHPELMELLHKLADADPAHRKIFVHGLGWDTTAETLTSVFGKYGEIEDCKAVVDKVSGKSKGYAFILFKHRSGARKALKQPQKNIGNRVTSCQLASAGPVPAPPPTAPPVSEYTQRKIFVSNVAAEVDIQKLVEFFSKFGEIEDGPLGIDKQTGKPKGFCLFVYKSVESAKKALEEPHKNFEGVTLHCQKAIDGPKPGKPFFQQHQQQQQHHHGHHQQHHPYSSRKDKNKYSAGGGAGPGHLMAPSRPSMGFNPGVAAAPALNPALGQALTALLASQGAGLGLNNLLGGLGAPMNQGVPQVMNNAGGYGNQAGASYGNQQGMQGGYQNPQLGQGGAGRTQPGGGAPYMGHGY; from the coding sequence ATGGCCGGAGGTAAGAAGCGAAAGGTCCGTCCTTCTGAGCCGGAACCCCAACCTCTACCTCAGGTGGTCGAAGCTGAACCAGAAGTTCAAGTACAAGAGGAACAGATCGAACCGGAACCCGAACCCGAACAACAGCTACAGACCAACGAAGAACTAGAACAACAaccacaagaagaagaagatccgGCGGAAAACATGGAGGACGACGAGAACGGCAACGGAGGAGAGCAAGAGGAGGCCCTGGAAGGCGGTGACGAAGCGATAAAGACGGAACAGGAAGCCAATGgcaaggaagaagaggaggaggaggaggaggagttggAGGAAGAGCCCGTGGAGAAGATTCTGGAGCCGTTCGGGAAGGAACAGCTGGTCGTTCTCGTCAAGGAAGCTGTTTCGAAGCACCCTGAGCTGATGGAGCTCCTGCACAAGCTGGCCGACGCGGACCCCGCCCACCGCAAGATCTTCGTGCACGGCCTTGGGTGGGACACCACTGCCGAAACCCTGACCAGCGTCTTCGGGAAGTACGGGGAGATCGAGGATTGCAAGGCTGTGGTGGACAAGGTATCCGGCAAGTCCAAGGGTTACGCGTTTATCCTGTTCAAGCACAGGAGTGGGGCCCGAAAGGCCCTCAAACAGCCCCAGAAGAACATAGGGAACCGTGTGACGTCGTGCCAGCTGGCCTCGGCCGGGCCGGTCCCGGCTCCTCCCCCCACGGCCCCGCCTGTTTCCGAGTACACCCAGCGAAAGATTTTCGTGAGCAATGTGGCGGCTGAGGTGGACATTCAGAAGCTTGTTGAGTTCTTTTCGAAGTTTGGTGAGATTGAGGATGGGCCTTTAGGGATAGATAAGCAAACTGGGAAGCCCAAAGGGTTCTGTCTATTCGTGTATAAGTCGGTTGAGAGTGCAAAGAAGGCACTGGAAGAGCCTCATAAGAACTTCGAAGGTGTGACCCTGCATTGCCAGAAGGCAATTGATGGTCCTAAACCTGGGAAACCCTTTTTTCAGCAgcatcagcagcagcagcaacatcaTCATGGTCATCACCAGCAGCACCATCCTTACTCTTCCAGGAAGGACAAGAACAAGTATTCAGCTGGTGGTGGGGCTGGACCCGGACACCTCATGGCTCCGTCCCGGCCTTCCATGGGCTTCAATCCTGGGGTTGCGGCGGCTCCTGCGCTGAACCCGGCTCTTGGGCAGGCGTTGACAGCTCTTCTTGCTTCTCAGGGAGCTGGGTTGGGGCTCAATAACCTGCTTGGGGGACTTGGAGCACCCATGAACCAGGGCGTGCCGCAGGTGATGAACAATGCTGGTGGATATGGGAATCAGGCTGGTGCGAGCTATGGAAATCAGCAAGGGATGCAGGGCGGGTATCAGAACCCGCAACTGGGGCAAGGTGGTGCTGGTAGGACACAGCCTGGTGGTGGTGCGCCTTACATGGGTCACGGTTACTAG
- the LOC131312506 gene encoding protein WHAT'S THIS FACTOR 1, chloroplastic isoform X1 has translation MIFILQISNNGDCFQHRSPNIVVNDGDIASSTRLKMAIAVSFSSQNRVIIPLKSQFVPPVSLWTSNTVFRNHRKKRNWRSLRISAGHSAPKIVRDRLLDSHVVRQNKIRFVQKLKTLLLSKPKHYMPLHILSKCRSYLSLEKQRSLMTMIRRYPTIFELFTIPTAPIPFNATKPYCQLCVRLTPAAAALATQESHLKSAMSESLSGKLQKLLMLSSHRRIVLSKLVHLAPDLGMPPNFRSKLCNHHPDKFKTVDTSYGRALELVSWDPHLAYALPAPEAKSGLIVDRPLKFKHLRLRKGLNLKRPHREFLIKFEELPSVCPYKTTAVELVKESIKAEKRACAVVREVLGMTVEKRTLVDHLTHFRKEFGLPNKLRGMLVRHPELFYVSLKGQRDSVFLVECYNDKGALTQKDETSVIKDQLMELVIEGKRLRREWRNGGFRDDDVGNGVASEPDDVDDDYDDGLDNLFESDSDDDNDGGSDDDDDEGDYLLSPEKKQEYWSVEAADGKRDLQPW, from the exons ATGATCTTCATCCTACAG ATTAGCAACAATGGTGATTGCTTCCAACACCGATCCCCCAATATAGTCGTTAATGATGGAGATATAGCAA GTTCAACAAGGCTGAAAATGGCAATTGCAGTGTCTTTTTCATCTCAAAATAGAGTGATTATACCCCTGAAGTCCCAGTTCGTCCCACCTGTGTCTCTATGGACATCCAACACCGTTTTTAGAAATCATAGAAAAAAGAGGAACTGGAGAAGTCTACGTATTTCAGCAGGTCATTCAGCTCCCAAAATAGTTCGTGATCGTTTGCTGGACAGTCATGTGGTGAGGCAAAACAAAATTCGATTTGTACAAAAACTGAAAACTCTACTTCTTTCGAAACCAAAACATTACATGCCACTCCACATTCTCTCCAAATGCCGCTCCTATCTATCCCTAGAAAAGCAACGTTCCCTCATGACTATGATCCGTCGATACCCTACCATCTTTGAACTCTTCACAATCCCAACGGCTCCCATTCCATTTAATGCAACAAAACCCTATTGTCAGCTCTGTGTCCGTCTTACCCCAGCTGCAGCTGCTCTTGCAACTCAAGAATCCCATCTCAAATCAGCCATGTCCGAAAGCTTGAGTGGGAAGCTCCAAAAACTTCTCATGCTCTCCTCCCACCGACGAATTGTCTTGTCAAAGCTTGTTCACCTTGCCCCCGACCTTGGCATGCCTCCTAATTTCCGATCCAAACTCTGCAACCACCACCCAGACAAGTTCAAGACTGTTGACACCTCCTATGGCCGTGCGCTGGAGCTTGTTTCATGGGACCCACATCTAGCTTACGCTTTACCTGCTCCTGAAGCTAAATCCGGGCTGATTGTAGATAGACCACtgaaattcaagcatttgagacTCCGAAAGGGGCTGAACTTGAAAAGACCTCATCGTGAATTTCTGATCAAGTTTGAAGAACTGCCCAGTGTGTGCCCTTATAAAACTACCGCGGTTGAATTAGTGAAGGAGTCCATCAAGGCAGAGAAGAGGGCTTGTGCTGTGGTGAGGGAGGTCTTAGGAATGACTGTTGAGAAGAGGACTTTGGTCGATCACCTGACGCATTTTAGGAAGGAGTTTGGGCTGCCGAACAAGTTGCGGGGGATGCTAGTGAGGCACCCAGAATTGTTCTATGTGAGTTTGAAAGGACAGAGGGACTCTGTGTTTTTGGTTGAGTGCTACAATGATAAGGGTGCACTCACACAGAAGGATGAAACTTCGGTTATAAAAGATCAATTAATGGAGTTGGTTATAGAAGGGAAGCGGTTGAGGCGAGAGTGGAGAAATGGTGGCTTTAGGGATGATGATGTTGGTAATGGTGTTGCTAGCGAAcctgatgatgtcgatgatgatTATGATGATGGCTTAGATAACCTGTTTGAATCTGACAGCGATGATGATAACGATGGTGGCAGtgatgacgacgacgatgagGGTGACTACTTGTTAAGCCCAGAGAAGAAGCAAGAGTACTGGAGTGTCGAAGCTGCTGATGGTAAAAGGGATTTGCAACCGTGGTAA
- the LOC131312506 gene encoding protein WHAT'S THIS FACTOR 1, chloroplastic isoform X2, which produces MPNNGDCFQHRSPNIVVNDGDIASSTRLKMAIAVSFSSQNRVIIPLKSQFVPPVSLWTSNTVFRNHRKKRNWRSLRISAGHSAPKIVRDRLLDSHVVRQNKIRFVQKLKTLLLSKPKHYMPLHILSKCRSYLSLEKQRSLMTMIRRYPTIFELFTIPTAPIPFNATKPYCQLCVRLTPAAAALATQESHLKSAMSESLSGKLQKLLMLSSHRRIVLSKLVHLAPDLGMPPNFRSKLCNHHPDKFKTVDTSYGRALELVSWDPHLAYALPAPEAKSGLIVDRPLKFKHLRLRKGLNLKRPHREFLIKFEELPSVCPYKTTAVELVKESIKAEKRACAVVREVLGMTVEKRTLVDHLTHFRKEFGLPNKLRGMLVRHPELFYVSLKGQRDSVFLVECYNDKGALTQKDETSVIKDQLMELVIEGKRLRREWRNGGFRDDDVGNGVASEPDDVDDDYDDGLDNLFESDSDDDNDGGSDDDDDEGDYLLSPEKKQEYWSVEAADGKRDLQPW; this is translated from the exons ATGCC CAACAATGGTGATTGCTTCCAACACCGATCCCCCAATATAGTCGTTAATGATGGAGATATAGCAA GTTCAACAAGGCTGAAAATGGCAATTGCAGTGTCTTTTTCATCTCAAAATAGAGTGATTATACCCCTGAAGTCCCAGTTCGTCCCACCTGTGTCTCTATGGACATCCAACACCGTTTTTAGAAATCATAGAAAAAAGAGGAACTGGAGAAGTCTACGTATTTCAGCAGGTCATTCAGCTCCCAAAATAGTTCGTGATCGTTTGCTGGACAGTCATGTGGTGAGGCAAAACAAAATTCGATTTGTACAAAAACTGAAAACTCTACTTCTTTCGAAACCAAAACATTACATGCCACTCCACATTCTCTCCAAATGCCGCTCCTATCTATCCCTAGAAAAGCAACGTTCCCTCATGACTATGATCCGTCGATACCCTACCATCTTTGAACTCTTCACAATCCCAACGGCTCCCATTCCATTTAATGCAACAAAACCCTATTGTCAGCTCTGTGTCCGTCTTACCCCAGCTGCAGCTGCTCTTGCAACTCAAGAATCCCATCTCAAATCAGCCATGTCCGAAAGCTTGAGTGGGAAGCTCCAAAAACTTCTCATGCTCTCCTCCCACCGACGAATTGTCTTGTCAAAGCTTGTTCACCTTGCCCCCGACCTTGGCATGCCTCCTAATTTCCGATCCAAACTCTGCAACCACCACCCAGACAAGTTCAAGACTGTTGACACCTCCTATGGCCGTGCGCTGGAGCTTGTTTCATGGGACCCACATCTAGCTTACGCTTTACCTGCTCCTGAAGCTAAATCCGGGCTGATTGTAGATAGACCACtgaaattcaagcatttgagacTCCGAAAGGGGCTGAACTTGAAAAGACCTCATCGTGAATTTCTGATCAAGTTTGAAGAACTGCCCAGTGTGTGCCCTTATAAAACTACCGCGGTTGAATTAGTGAAGGAGTCCATCAAGGCAGAGAAGAGGGCTTGTGCTGTGGTGAGGGAGGTCTTAGGAATGACTGTTGAGAAGAGGACTTTGGTCGATCACCTGACGCATTTTAGGAAGGAGTTTGGGCTGCCGAACAAGTTGCGGGGGATGCTAGTGAGGCACCCAGAATTGTTCTATGTGAGTTTGAAAGGACAGAGGGACTCTGTGTTTTTGGTTGAGTGCTACAATGATAAGGGTGCACTCACACAGAAGGATGAAACTTCGGTTATAAAAGATCAATTAATGGAGTTGGTTATAGAAGGGAAGCGGTTGAGGCGAGAGTGGAGAAATGGTGGCTTTAGGGATGATGATGTTGGTAATGGTGTTGCTAGCGAAcctgatgatgtcgatgatgatTATGATGATGGCTTAGATAACCTGTTTGAATCTGACAGCGATGATGATAACGATGGTGGCAGtgatgacgacgacgatgagGGTGACTACTTGTTAAGCCCAGAGAAGAAGCAAGAGTACTGGAGTGTCGAAGCTGCTGATGGTAAAAGGGATTTGCAACCGTGGTAA
- the LOC131312506 gene encoding protein WHAT'S THIS FACTOR 1 homolog, chloroplastic isoform X3: MAIAVSFSSQNRVIIPLKSQFVPPVSLWTSNTVFRNHRKKRNWRSLRISAGHSAPKIVRDRLLDSHVVRQNKIRFVQKLKTLLLSKPKHYMPLHILSKCRSYLSLEKQRSLMTMIRRYPTIFELFTIPTAPIPFNATKPYCQLCVRLTPAAAALATQESHLKSAMSESLSGKLQKLLMLSSHRRIVLSKLVHLAPDLGMPPNFRSKLCNHHPDKFKTVDTSYGRALELVSWDPHLAYALPAPEAKSGLIVDRPLKFKHLRLRKGLNLKRPHREFLIKFEELPSVCPYKTTAVELVKESIKAEKRACAVVREVLGMTVEKRTLVDHLTHFRKEFGLPNKLRGMLVRHPELFYVSLKGQRDSVFLVECYNDKGALTQKDETSVIKDQLMELVIEGKRLRREWRNGGFRDDDVGNGVASEPDDVDDDYDDGLDNLFESDSDDDNDGGSDDDDDEGDYLLSPEKKQEYWSVEAADGKRDLQPW; this comes from the coding sequence ATGGCAATTGCAGTGTCTTTTTCATCTCAAAATAGAGTGATTATACCCCTGAAGTCCCAGTTCGTCCCACCTGTGTCTCTATGGACATCCAACACCGTTTTTAGAAATCATAGAAAAAAGAGGAACTGGAGAAGTCTACGTATTTCAGCAGGTCATTCAGCTCCCAAAATAGTTCGTGATCGTTTGCTGGACAGTCATGTGGTGAGGCAAAACAAAATTCGATTTGTACAAAAACTGAAAACTCTACTTCTTTCGAAACCAAAACATTACATGCCACTCCACATTCTCTCCAAATGCCGCTCCTATCTATCCCTAGAAAAGCAACGTTCCCTCATGACTATGATCCGTCGATACCCTACCATCTTTGAACTCTTCACAATCCCAACGGCTCCCATTCCATTTAATGCAACAAAACCCTATTGTCAGCTCTGTGTCCGTCTTACCCCAGCTGCAGCTGCTCTTGCAACTCAAGAATCCCATCTCAAATCAGCCATGTCCGAAAGCTTGAGTGGGAAGCTCCAAAAACTTCTCATGCTCTCCTCCCACCGACGAATTGTCTTGTCAAAGCTTGTTCACCTTGCCCCCGACCTTGGCATGCCTCCTAATTTCCGATCCAAACTCTGCAACCACCACCCAGACAAGTTCAAGACTGTTGACACCTCCTATGGCCGTGCGCTGGAGCTTGTTTCATGGGACCCACATCTAGCTTACGCTTTACCTGCTCCTGAAGCTAAATCCGGGCTGATTGTAGATAGACCACtgaaattcaagcatttgagacTCCGAAAGGGGCTGAACTTGAAAAGACCTCATCGTGAATTTCTGATCAAGTTTGAAGAACTGCCCAGTGTGTGCCCTTATAAAACTACCGCGGTTGAATTAGTGAAGGAGTCCATCAAGGCAGAGAAGAGGGCTTGTGCTGTGGTGAGGGAGGTCTTAGGAATGACTGTTGAGAAGAGGACTTTGGTCGATCACCTGACGCATTTTAGGAAGGAGTTTGGGCTGCCGAACAAGTTGCGGGGGATGCTAGTGAGGCACCCAGAATTGTTCTATGTGAGTTTGAAAGGACAGAGGGACTCTGTGTTTTTGGTTGAGTGCTACAATGATAAGGGTGCACTCACACAGAAGGATGAAACTTCGGTTATAAAAGATCAATTAATGGAGTTGGTTATAGAAGGGAAGCGGTTGAGGCGAGAGTGGAGAAATGGTGGCTTTAGGGATGATGATGTTGGTAATGGTGTTGCTAGCGAAcctgatgatgtcgatgatgatTATGATGATGGCTTAGATAACCTGTTTGAATCTGACAGCGATGATGATAACGATGGTGGCAGtgatgacgacgacgatgagGGTGACTACTTGTTAAGCCCAGAGAAGAAGCAAGAGTACTGGAGTGTCGAAGCTGCTGATGGTAAAAGGGATTTGCAACCGTGGTAA